A region of Rattus rattus isolate New Zealand chromosome 7, Rrattus_CSIRO_v1, whole genome shotgun sequence DNA encodes the following proteins:
- the Ntsr2 gene encoding LOW QUALITY PROTEIN: neurotensin receptor type 2 (The sequence of the model RefSeq protein was modified relative to this genomic sequence to represent the inferred CDS: deleted 1 base in 1 codon), with the protein METSSPWPPRPSPSAGLSLEARLGVDTRLWAKVLFTALYSLIFALGTAGNALSVHVVLKARAGRPGRLRYHVLSLALSALLLLLVSVPMELYNFVWSHYPWVFGDLGCRGYYFVRELCAYATVLSVASLSAERCLAVCQPLRARRLLTPRRTRRLLSLVWVASLGLALPMAVIMGQKHEVESADGEPEPASRVCTVLVSRATLQVFIQVNVLVSFALPLALTAFLNGITVNHLMALYSQVPSASAQVSSIPSRLELLSEEGLLGFITWRKTLSLGVQASLVRHNDASQIRSLQHSAQVLRAIVAVYVICWLPYHARRLMYCYIPDDGWTNELYDFYHYFYMVTNTLFYVSSAVTPILYNAVSSSFRKLFLESLGSLCGEQHSLVPLPKKPQSQPLVRTVSGFGDPQETPAWEKYKYEENKQWLLGTRPSDKPCHH; encoded by the exons atggagaccagCAGTCCGTGGCCTCCGAGGCCCAGCCCCAGCGCAGGGCTGAGCCTGGAGGCGCGGCTGGGCGTGGACACTCGCCTCTGGGCCAAGGTACTGTTCACCGCGCTCTACTCGCTCATCTTCGCGCTCGGCACGGCGGGCAATGCGCTGTCCGTGCACGTGGTGCTGAAGGCGCGGGCCGGTCGCCCCGGGCGCCTGCGCTACCACGTGCTCAGCCTGGCGCTCTCAGCCCTGCTGCTACTGCTGGTCAGCGTGCCCATGGAGCTCTACAACTTCGTGTGGTCCCACTACCCCTGGGTCTTCGGCGATCTGGGCTGCCGTGGCTATTACTTCGTGCGCGAGCTGTGCGCCTACGCCACAGTGCTGAGCGTTGCCAGCCTGAGCGCAGAGCGCTGCCTGGCCGTGTGCCAGCCGCTGCGCGCCCGCCGCCTGCTCACCCCGCGCCGCACCCGCCGCCTGCTGTCACTGGTCTGGGTCGCCTCTCTGGGCCTTGCCCTGCCCATGGCGGTTATCATGGGACAGAAGCACGAAGTGGAAAGCGCGGACGGGGAGCCTGAGCCTGCCTCGCGTGTGTGCACGGTGCTGGTGAGCCGCGCCACGCTTCAGGTCTTCATCCAG GTGAATGTGCTGGTATCCTTCGCTCTTCCCTTGGCACTCACTGCTTTCCTGAATGGCATCACTGTCAACCACCTGATGGCCCTCTACTCCCAGGTACCATCAGCTTCTGCCCAAGTCAGCTCCATCCCCAGCCGCCTGGAGCTCCTGAGTGAGGAAGGCCTCCTGGGCTTCATCACGTGGAGAAAGACTCTCTCCCTGGGGGTCCAAGCCAGCCTGGTGAGACACAACGATGCCAGCCAGATCCGCAGCCTCCAGCACAGCGCCCAGGTTCTCA GAGCCATCGTGGCTGTGTATGTCATCTGCTGGCTGCCGTACCATGCCCGCCGACTCATGTACTGCTACATCCCCGATGATGGATGGACTAA TGAGCTCTATGATTTCTATCACTATTTCTACATGGTGACCAACACGCTCTTCTATGTCAGCTCAGCAGTGACCCCAATCCTCTACAACGCCGTGTCTTCCTCCTTCAGAAAGCTCTTCCTGGAATCCCTCGGCTCCCTGTGTGGTGAACAGCACTCCTTGGTGCCCTTA CCCAAGAAGCCCCAGAGTCAACCACTAGTACGTACAGTTTCCGGCTTTGGGGATCCCCAAGAAACCCCAGCCTGGGAGAAATACAAGTATGAAGAGAACAAACAATGGCTGCTTGGGACACGCCCGTCAGACAAGCCATGCCATCACTAA